The Brassica napus cultivar Da-Ae chromosome C7, Da-Ae, whole genome shotgun sequence genome has a segment encoding these proteins:
- the LOC125590426 gene encoding uncharacterized protein LOC125590426, with product MEIALEYAKGNSLGSYNLLPDYLHKLAEENPGTLAEIETEYNENIGNRFKYMFLAMGASIMGFEHMRKVVVVDGTHLRGKYAGCLLTASAQDGNYQVFPLAIAIIDRENDNSWECFFKKLQAFVPNTHNIMFVSDRHSSIYYRLAKAYPEAKHCACILHLKRNIKTYSKDKNLGFLVAKAGRAYRLADFYKIFNEIKHVNASCAYYLIGIGFEHWAHSHFPGRRYNIMTSNIAESWNAVLREAREYPMLALVEFIRAKLMSWFSTRGSTISASLDNFTPKVMEILVVNFESSAGFEVKKIKHLEYEVRNKEECSFHVDISKRFCCCFEFQLLEIPCQHAIAAAIVAKVKVDSLVAEEYTQNAMVAAYVGSVAPVIHTDNIIELTGQLSELDMLPPSSRRPPGRPRKKRFLSRGEVRMKTPRRHTVCSRCKGCGHNRATCKTPIS from the exons ATGGAAATTGCTTTGGAATATGCCAAAGGAAACTCACTAGGCTCTTACAATCTACTTCCTGATTACCTCCATAAACTAGCAGAAGAAAACCCTGGAACCCTAGCCGAGATTGAAACTGAATACAACGAGAACATAGGAAACAGGTTTAAATACATGTTTCTAGCTATGGGTGCTTCTATTATGGGATTTGAGCACATGAGAAAAGTTGTAGTTGTCGATGGAACCCATTTGAGAGGAAAATATGCTGGGTGTCTTCTAACTGCATCTGCCCAAGACGGCAATTACCAAGTGTTTCCACTAGCCATTGCTATCATCGACAGAGAAAATGATAACTCGTGGGAGTGTTTCTTCAAAAAGTTACAAGCATTCGTTCCAAATACACACAATATCATGTTTGTATCTGATAGACATTCATCTATCTATTACAGATTGGCCAAG GCTTATCCAGAAGCAAAACACTGTGCATGCATCCTTCATTTAAAGAGAAATATCAAGACTTattccaaagataagaatctAGGATTCTTGGTTGCAAAAGCTGGAAGGGCATATAGGTTGGCTGACTTCTACAAGATTTTCAATGAGATAAAACATGTCAATGCCTCTTGTGCATATTATCTAATTGGAATAGGATTTGAGCATTGGGCACATTCCCATTTCCCCGGACGTCGTTACAATATTATGACGAGTAACATTGCAGAATCATGGAATGCAGTGCTTCGTGAGGCCAGAGAATACCCTATGTTGGCCCTTGTAGAATTTATTAGGGCAAAGCTAATGTCTTGGTTTTCTACTAGGGGCtcaacaatctcagcaagtttAGACAATTTCACACCGAAAGTAATGGAAATTCTCGTAGTTAATTTCGAGTCTTCGGCAGGTTTCGAagtgaagaaaataaaacacttGGAGTATGAAGTACGGAACAAGGAAGAGTGTTCTTTCCACGTCGACATTTCCAAAcgattttgttgttgttttgagtTTCAACTCCTCGAAATTCCTTGTCAACATGCAATAGCAGCGGCCATCGTAGCCAAGGTAAAAGTCGATTCATTGGTAGCTGAAGAGTACACCCAGAATGCAATGGTTGCTGCCTATGTGGGCAGTGTCGCTCCAGTGATTCATACCGATAATATCATAGAACTCACTGGTCAATTGTCAGAGTTAGATATGCTTCCACCATCTAGCAGGCGTCCCCCTGGCCGTCCACGTAAGAAACGTTTCCTATCTCGTGGCGAAGTTCGT ATGAAGACACCAAGAAGACATACTGTATGTAGTCGTTGCAAAGGTTGTGGTCACAATCGTGCAACATGCAAAACCCCTATCAGTTAA